A stretch of DNA from Pseudoalteromonas sp. A25:
TCGTAGGCATTTGTTACACCTAAAAGCGAGATGTGTTGTCGATTGAACACAGTGATGCTCGAGGGCACACTGGCTCTTGTTTCATCAGTTTTAGTGGCTAAGTTGATATTTACGTCGAGAAGTTCTTCAAAGGATAGGGCAAAAAGATCTGATTCATTTTTCGCGTGACAAACGCTAGAAGCCAGACATATAGCAAACAAGGGTATTGTTTTTATCGGGATATTTATCATTATTCAGCCTGGCTACATATACTGGCTGAATACACAAATCTATAGAATGAGGACAGCACAGCAAACTTCACATTATATTAATAATACAAATGATCAGCAGCCGTGCAAGCTTTTAGGTGTAATTTATTGAAATTTATGTGGCTACGCTACTTTGCTTCGCTTTTAAATACTTCACTAAACCTATTATCGAAGCCGCTATCCAAAACAACTCAATAACAAAGCTGGCTAGGTTAAAGTTGTAACATAAGCTGATCAACAATAGTATCGCACCAGAAAGGTTCATCAGGTTATAGGTTAAGCTTTCTGGTGAGGCTTTTCCTAATTGCAGCATAAAAAACGCACCTACAACCAAAGCCGTTCCGCTCATACCTATTACATCAAAAAGAATATCGATCATGTTTTTGTCCATTAGAAGTGCCAAATTTGGCTTTTTGCTCACCCAAACACACTGGCCCGTTCCATGGGGAGGGTAATTTTCAATCTTTGAAACAGCACAAACGGTGGCAATACTATCAGTTGAAAAATACTGAAACAGGATAATTGTCCGCTATTTATTTAAACCTAACTTTGCCACCAATAAATTTAATGGCGGGCGTGCCGCGGATCAAAGTAGAACGAGCAAATTCTTGCTCGCATTTTGGACAGTGACTGTTATTTTGCGTATGGTTTTTAACGATACGTTCTAAAAAGCATTTAACCAAAGCACCTTTACCGCCTTTACGGTATTTAAATAAAGTCGCCGCACAGCTGGAGCAATAAATATCAACTGTACGCACGGGCCCTTTTTTGTTTGGTTTAGCCATTATAATCTATCCCGTAATACTCAATACTGATGCCATTAATACAAACTGACAAGTATGATACCCCCCGTTAATAAAAAATAAGGTCAATGGTCGCTGCTCGAAAATATAGCTGATCCCTAATGTTGTGCTTACAAGCCCTGCGCCTATCGAGCCGCCCAAGATAATCGCATCTATCAATAGCGGATCTTTACCCAATAAGACAGCCATAAAAAATGCAGCTATGAGCGCTAAAACAAATGCACCACCGTAAATGAGTTTAGGGTCGCTTTGCTGGAGATCTACGTCGGTTAGTCCGCAACACTCCATCCACTTTTTGCCAAATAGCCATGGAGAGTACCATGCCCCACCAAGCATAAATGATGACAAAGCTGCCAATAATACAGCCCAGTAATTCAAATCAAAAATCAGCATAAAGGCGTCTTCTGTTATTTTAATTTAAATTTAGGCAATAGTTGAACCTTGAGCAAATTTGCAGGTAAGACCAAAACACAAACTTACTTTACAGCCATAGCGGGTATTCATATTCCAGCACTAAGCTATCACTTAACGAGCAAGCGTTCTTATCGTTTATTTTAACACAAGTATTTTTGGCAATGTGGCTTTGAAAGACCGACTATAGACTTTATAGAACAAAAACAGAGTTTCAACTGTTTAAGATAATTTACGGCAAATAATCTAATCTGCTTAATTTAAACATTTAAGTTGAAGAGAATATATACAATACAGATCAGTCATCTAAGCGCAATTTAAACTCTGCGCATGGTGTCCCCTGATGAAATACCAACCTCCATAAGTCATGTTCTAATCGCCACAAGGACATACGAACAGAGTAATTGAGTTGACACTTAACACTGCGTCTGTAAGCAGCCTGATACGTAAGCTGAACAAGATGGGGGCCAAGCATTCGGCCTTTAAACGTTTGGTTATAGAATTGGGGAACCTTTTCATTAGGCAAACGAGAAATAACATGCTTTTTATCAAACATCAGGCCATTTGCCGAAATTTCATAAAAATCATCACTGAGTAGTCTCTCTAGCATGTCACATGATTGACGTACACCCGGCTCTAATAATTGCCGCTCTTGATCAATAAGGAGCTCAAGTAATTCTGCGTTAATTTTATTGGTCATAATACCTTACAAATCAATATGTACCTTACTGATGAGTCTAGTCTACACTGATGCCTATAGGCAATATCAACTGGTGATCACCCTAGATATTTGCTATAAATGCCCTAACTTGGCCACTGGTCAGACAAGAATAAGAGAGCCGCATGATTTACGCAAAAATTACTGGCTGGGGTAAATGTATCCCCCCTGCCAAAATATCTAATGAAGAATTAAGTCAAATTGTTGATACTAATGATGAATGGATCAGCACCAGAACGGGTATAAAAGAACGCCGAGTTAGCCACGCCACCACAGCAGAATTAGCGACTGTAGCAAGTCAGCACGCGCTCGCATGTGCTGGGTTAACAGGCAAAGATATCGACTTAGTCTTATTAGCAACTTGTACCCCTTCGACTATGGTTGCTAATACCGCATCTCTTGTGCAAAAAAATATCGGTGCAACAGGTGCAGCGGCTTGTGATACTAACGCGGCTTGCTCTGGTTTTTTGTACGCATTACAAAATGCAACAGCTCAGATTCAAGCAGGTATGATCAAACGTGCGGTAGTCGTGGCAGCAGAGCGAATGACTTGGTATGTCAACTGGGCAAAAAGAGACAGTGCAGTGTTATTTGGTGATGGTGCAGGTGCGGTTGTACTAGAAGCGAGTGAAGAACCTTGTGGTTTACTTGGCACAAAAACAGGCTGTGACAGTACCGATAGAGATATTCTTCATATTGCCAACTACGGTACTGATATGGATAAATATCAACCAACTGGCCCCTCTGATCTTCTGTTTGAGGGTCGTGAAATATTTAAACGTGCTGTCAAAGGCATGAGCGAAGCGTGCGATGAAGTGCTAGATAAAGCCAATTTGAAACTAAGTGAAATTGATGTTTTAGTTCCACACCAAGCAAACTTACGTATCATTCAGGCAATTCAACAGCGTCTAGACATACAAGATGATAAAGTCATGGTTAATATCGACAAATATGGCAATACATCAGCGGCAACTATTGCGATTGCTCTGTGTGAAGCCGTTGAAAATGGGCTTATTAAGCCACATAGCAATATCATGTCAGCAGCTTTTGGCGCAGGCTTAACTTGGGCCGCAAGCTACATTAAATGGGGTGATAGAGTAACCCCGATAGCACAAAGCGATGCAACATTAGCACCTTGCACGCAAAGTGGCGTTGAGCTGATCACTCCAGCTGTGAAAGCTTGCCAATAAAGGTATCGCCATTATCCCTACATGAATGATAAAATTTCACTTATTCATTCAAGTAGGGATAACATCTTGTTTAAACCACATACAGAAATTAGTCAGTTAGAACCAACAGCAATCTGGCAATTTTTTGACCAAATTTGTGCAATCGCACATCCATCTAAACACGAAGAAGCATTAGCTAAGTTCATTGTTGAATGGGCGACTAATAAAGGGCTTGATGTACGTCGAGACCCAACTGGCAATGTGTTTATTAAAAAATCAGCAACGTCAGGCATGGAAGACCGCAGAACTGTAGTGTTACAAGCTCATATTGATATGGTGCCGCAAAAAAATGATGATACCGACCATGACTTCACTTGCGACCCGATAAAACCTTATGTAGATGGAGAGTGGGTCACCGCAACAGGCACTACTTTGGGGGCCGATAATGGTATCGGAATGGCATCATGTTTAGCTGTGCTTGCAGCAGACGACATCCCTCACGGCCCACTAGAGGTCCTTCTTACTGTTGATGAAGAAGCTGGTATGACTGGTGCTTTTGGGCTCAAAAAAGGATGGCTTGATGCAGACATCCTACTCAACACCGACTCTGAACAAGAAGGCGAAATCTATATGGGCTGTGCCGGTGGCGTAGACGCAAGCTTAAAGCTTGCTGTTGAGCGTCAACCATGCGCTGATATGCGAGTTTTTGAAATATCACTCAAAGGGCTCAAAGGCGGGCATTCTGGTGTGGATATTCACACTGGGCGTGCAAACGCGAACAAATTATTGGCGCGCTTTTTACAACATCATGTGACTGATGTTAACTGGCACCTTATTGATATCAAAGGGGGCTCATTACGTAACGCTATTCCAAGAGAAGCCTACGCGAAAATTGCCTTATCAGCTTCTGAGTTAACGGCTTTTGAAAGCCAACTGAACAATTTTGAAGCACTATTAAAAACTGAACTAGCATCAATTGAAACTAATATATGCTTGAATATAAAAGAAGATTGTTCTCAGCTCGCTCCTATGAGCGAAGCATCTCAAAGCCAACTATTAGCGCTACTCAACGCTTGCCCCAACGGTGTTATTCGCATGAGCGACGACATCGAGGGCGTTGTTGAAACATCGCTCAATGTGGGCGTGATTAAAACATCAGATGAGCATGTCGAGATACTATGTTTAGTACGTTCGCTGATTGATTCAGGAAGAGAAGATGTAACTGGTTCATTGCGCTCTCTAGCATCCCTCGCCGGCGCTAATATTGAATTATCGGGCGCCTATCCAGGTTGGAAGCCTGATCCCGATTCACAAATACTTCATATTTTCCGCGATGTATATGAAGGCATCTATGGCAAAAAGCCTGACATTATGGTTATCCATGCAGGACTCGAATGTGGTTTATTTAAAGAGCCGTACCCTAATATGGATATGATTTCGTTTGGCCCAACCATTAAATTTCCTCACTCTCCTGATGAGAAAGTAAACATTGCTAGCGTTGGCTTATATTGGCAACAAATGAAAGCCATCTTGGCCAATATCCCTCACAAATAATGACACTAAAAAGCGGGTTATGATAAACCCGCTTTTCTTTTTATTATGCTAGCCTGCGTAGCGATTGGCTAAATAGCTAAACGTCGCCCTTAAGCCCAACCCTTCACCACCTGCAGGACGACCTGGCAATGAGCGAACATTCCAAGCCATCACATCAAAATGCACCCAAGGAGTCTGCTGTGGTTCTACAAATTCTTTTAGATAAAGCGCGGCAGTAATGGCACCACCAAATGGTGTTGAACCACAATTTGCGATATCTGCTACATCACTTTTGAACAACTCTTTATATTGGTCGAATAGAGGCAGCTGCCAAACTGGATCTTGCGTATTTGCGCCTTGCTCAATTAGCCCTGCCGCAACGTGGGGATCGGTACTAAAAAAGCCTGGTAGCTCTGTACCTAGCGCCACGCGACAAGCACCCGTTAAAGTAGCAAAGTCAACCAATAAGTCTGGCGATTGACTTTGCGCTTCTGCCAAAGCATCACACAGCACTAGTCGGCCTTCAGCATCGGTATTATCAATCTCTACTGTGATCCCTTTACGCGTTTTGATAACGTCACCCGGCCTAAATGCGTTTTTAGACACCGCATTTTCTACGGCAGGAACCAACACACGCAGACGCACTGGTAAATTAGCCGCCATCACCATGTGTGCCAATCCAATCACATGCGCTGCGCCGCCCATGTCCTTTTTCATATTTCGCATGCCTGAAGCAGGCTTAAGATCTAAACCACCAGAGTCAAAACATACTCCCTTGCCAACCAAAGTCAGCTTAGGGTGTTTTTCATCTCCCCATGTTAAATCTAACAATCTCGGTTTGTTATCGCTGGCCCTGCCAACCATATGAATAGTCGGATAGTTTTGCTCTAAAAGCTCATCACCAATAAACTGCGTAAACTGACCGTCAAAGCGCTGCGCCAACTCATCCATTGTTTCAGCAAGATGCTGTGGCATCATATCGGCTGCTGGTGTATTAACTAAATCGCGCACTAAATAAATAGCTTCTGCACAGCGCGTCACTCGCTCTAACATAGCACTATCAGCAACAGCGAGTTGCGACTCAACCTTAGCCATAGATTTGTAGGCGGAAAACTGGTACGCACCTAATACAAAACTCAACGCTTGCTGTTCAACAAACTCGTCACTGCCTTGGAGTTGGTAAACACCTTTTGGTAGTTGCTTAGCAAGCTCTCCCGCTAACCACATAGAATCTAAAGAGTCAACTAAGCAGATCACGGCAGCCAGCTCTTCGCTGTTTTCTTGTGGAACCAGAAAATACTTCGTATTAGCAGTTTTGGTTGCTCTGACCAACGTTTGCGTTAGAGCAGGCTGAGATTTCAACCAGTTATCAAGCTGAGGTTTCAAAATGAAGTGAATGGGAGTGCCAGTACTGGCTT
This window harbors:
- a CDS encoding leucyl aminopeptidase family protein; amino-acid sequence: MRGLLVQASTGTPIHFILKPQLDNWLKSQPALTQTLVRATKTANTKYFLVPQENSEELAAVICLVDSLDSMWLAGELAKQLPKGVYQLQGSDEFVEQQALSFVLGAYQFSAYKSMAKVESQLAVADSAMLERVTRCAEAIYLVRDLVNTPAADMMPQHLAETMDELAQRFDGQFTQFIGDELLEQNYPTIHMVGRASDNKPRLLDLTWGDEKHPKLTLVGKGVCFDSGGLDLKPASGMRNMKKDMGGAAHVIGLAHMVMAANLPVRLRVLVPAVENAVSKNAFRPGDVIKTRKGITVEIDNTDAEGRLVLCDALAEAQSQSPDLLVDFATLTGACRVALGTELPGFFSTDPHVAAGLIEQGANTQDPVWQLPLFDQYKELFKSDVADIANCGSTPFGGAITAALYLKEFVEPQQTPWVHFDVMAWNVRSLPGRPAGGEGLGLRATFSYLANRYAG
- a CDS encoding ketoacyl-ACP synthase III encodes the protein MIYAKITGWGKCIPPAKISNEELSQIVDTNDEWISTRTGIKERRVSHATTAELATVASQHALACAGLTGKDIDLVLLATCTPSTMVANTASLVQKNIGATGAAACDTNAACSGFLYALQNATAQIQAGMIKRAVVVAAERMTWYVNWAKRDSAVLFGDGAGAVVLEASEEPCGLLGTKTGCDSTDRDILHIANYGTDMDKYQPTGPSDLLFEGREIFKRAVKGMSEACDEVLDKANLKLSEIDVLVPHQANLRIIQAIQQRLDIQDDKVMVNIDKYGNTSAATIAIALCEAVENGLIKPHSNIMSAAFGAGLTWAASYIKWGDRVTPIAQSDATLAPCTQSGVELITPAVKACQ
- a CDS encoding DUF1761 domain-containing protein, with the protein product MLIFDLNYWAVLLAALSSFMLGGAWYSPWLFGKKWMECCGLTDVDLQQSDPKLIYGGAFVLALIAAFFMAVLLGKDPLLIDAIILGGSIGAGLVSTTLGISYIFEQRPLTLFFINGGYHTCQFVLMASVLSITG
- a CDS encoding CBU_0592 family membrane protein, with protein sequence MIDILFDVIGMSGTALVVGAFFMLQLGKASPESLTYNLMNLSGAILLLISLCYNFNLASFVIELFWIAASIIGLVKYLKAKQSSVAT
- a CDS encoding nuclear transport factor 2 family protein is translated as MTNKINAELLELLIDQERQLLEPGVRQSCDMLERLLSDDFYEISANGLMFDKKHVISRLPNEKVPQFYNQTFKGRMLGPHLVQLTYQAAYRRSVKCQLNYSVRMSLWRLEHDLWRLVFHQGTPCAEFKLRLDD
- a CDS encoding aminoacyl-histidine dipeptidase; translation: MFKPHTEISQLEPTAIWQFFDQICAIAHPSKHEEALAKFIVEWATNKGLDVRRDPTGNVFIKKSATSGMEDRRTVVLQAHIDMVPQKNDDTDHDFTCDPIKPYVDGEWVTATGTTLGADNGIGMASCLAVLAADDIPHGPLEVLLTVDEEAGMTGAFGLKKGWLDADILLNTDSEQEGEIYMGCAGGVDASLKLAVERQPCADMRVFEISLKGLKGGHSGVDIHTGRANANKLLARFLQHHVTDVNWHLIDIKGGSLRNAIPREAYAKIALSASELTAFESQLNNFEALLKTELASIETNICLNIKEDCSQLAPMSEASQSQLLALLNACPNGVIRMSDDIEGVVETSLNVGVIKTSDEHVEILCLVRSLIDSGREDVTGSLRSLASLAGANIELSGAYPGWKPDPDSQILHIFRDVYEGIYGKKPDIMVIHAGLECGLFKEPYPNMDMISFGPTIKFPHSPDEKVNIASVGLYWQQMKAILANIPHK